One stretch of Niallia sp. XMNu-256 DNA includes these proteins:
- the pheT gene encoding phenylalanine--tRNA ligase subunit beta, whose translation MFVSYKWLQEYVDLSGISAAELADKITLSGIEVDSVEKKSEGLKGVVIGHVLECEQHPNADKLNKCLVDIGQEAPVQIICGAPNVGKDQKVAVATVGAVLPGNFKIKRAKLRGEESHGMICSLQELGIESKLVAKEYATGIFNFPEDAVVGEDALAALGLDDEILELDLTPNRSDAMSMIGVAYEVAAILGREVKWPQVNVSESTEKASDYISVKVEAPKDNPLYIAKVVKGVKIGPSPLWMQTRLMNAGIRPHNNVVDITNYILLEYGQPLHAFDYDRLGSKDLVIRRANDGEKMKTLDETERTLSSDHLVITNGKDPVALAGVMGGANSEVVEDTTTVIIEAAYFNGAVVRKASKDHGLRSESSARFEKGVDPERVRLAGERAAELMAEYAGGMVLEGSVEFNEIRMEPAVISITLDKINTSIGTTISSQEIVDIFNALQFDVKVEGETFIVTIPTRRGDITIEADLVEEVARLYGYDNIPSTLPVGTPTAGALTDYQQKRRVVRHTLEGAGLYQATTYSLTSPEKAAQFTTEKRDSITLAMPMSEERSQLRLSIIPQLLEVVKYNNARQMDSVALYEIGSTFLKKDDNELPEEIEYVAGAITGLWEANPWQGEKKPVDFYVAKGIIEAVFEAIGVLDGVEYRQAMIPNMHPGRTAEVLLHGEVIGFIGQVHPSTQKDYDIKETYVFELSFKALAEANVAPIAYQMIPRFPSVTRDIALVVDKDKEAGQLQQIIIEAGGDLLKEIHLFDLYEGEHMEEGKKSLAFSLKYFDPARTLTDEDITKAHDKVLEAVKEKAGAVLRG comes from the coding sequence ATGTTTGTTTCCTATAAATGGCTACAAGAGTATGTAGATCTTTCTGGGATCAGTGCGGCAGAACTTGCAGATAAGATTACATTAAGTGGAATTGAAGTGGATAGTGTTGAAAAGAAAAGTGAAGGCTTAAAAGGGGTCGTTATCGGCCATGTTCTAGAATGTGAACAGCATCCGAATGCTGACAAACTGAATAAATGTTTAGTTGATATCGGTCAAGAAGCTCCAGTGCAAATTATTTGTGGAGCACCAAATGTTGGAAAGGATCAAAAAGTTGCAGTTGCAACAGTTGGGGCCGTACTGCCTGGTAATTTTAAAATAAAAAGAGCGAAACTTCGCGGAGAAGAATCCCATGGGATGATTTGCTCTCTACAAGAGCTTGGAATTGAATCAAAATTAGTAGCAAAAGAATATGCAACAGGAATTTTTAATTTTCCAGAAGATGCCGTAGTTGGTGAGGATGCTCTAGCAGCACTTGGCTTGGATGATGAAATTCTTGAGTTAGATTTAACACCAAACCGCTCAGATGCGATGAGTATGATTGGGGTAGCTTATGAAGTCGCGGCAATTCTTGGTCGTGAGGTAAAATGGCCTCAAGTGAACGTGAGTGAATCAACTGAAAAAGCATCTGATTATATTAGCGTAAAAGTGGAGGCACCGAAAGACAATCCATTGTATATCGCCAAAGTCGTAAAAGGGGTAAAAATTGGTCCATCCCCACTTTGGATGCAAACCCGTCTAATGAATGCAGGAATTCGCCCGCATAACAATGTGGTTGATATTACGAACTACATTTTACTCGAATATGGTCAACCATTACATGCCTTTGATTATGACCGTCTTGGCTCTAAAGATCTTGTCATTCGCCGTGCAAACGATGGTGAGAAAATGAAGACGCTTGATGAAACGGAGCGTACGCTTTCTTCCGATCATCTAGTCATTACAAATGGGAAAGACCCTGTAGCACTAGCTGGTGTCATGGGGGGAGCAAACTCAGAAGTGGTTGAAGACACCACAACCGTTATTATTGAAGCGGCTTATTTTAACGGAGCTGTTGTGAGAAAGGCTTCAAAAGATCATGGCTTACGCAGTGAATCAAGTGCTCGCTTTGAAAAAGGGGTCGATCCAGAAAGAGTTCGCCTAGCGGGAGAACGAGCTGCTGAATTAATGGCGGAATATGCAGGTGGAATGGTTCTAGAAGGATCTGTAGAATTCAATGAAATTCGTATGGAACCAGCTGTTATCTCAATTACCCTTGATAAAATCAATACTTCAATTGGTACAACCATTAGCAGTCAAGAAATTGTTGATATTTTCAATGCTTTACAATTTGATGTAAAAGTAGAAGGAGAAACCTTTATCGTAACTATACCAACTCGTCGTGGTGATATTACGATTGAAGCAGACCTAGTTGAAGAAGTGGCAAGGCTTTACGGATACGATAATATTCCTTCTACATTGCCAGTTGGAACACCGACTGCAGGTGCTTTAACTGACTATCAACAAAAACGTCGTGTTGTCCGCCATACATTAGAAGGTGCTGGACTTTATCAAGCAACGACCTATTCTTTGACAAGTCCTGAAAAAGCAGCGCAATTTACAACAGAAAAGCGTGATTCAATCACACTTGCCATGCCGATGAGTGAAGAACGCAGTCAGTTACGATTAAGCATTATTCCGCAACTGTTAGAGGTTGTTAAATACAATAATGCCCGCCAAATGGATTCAGTTGCTCTATATGAAATTGGCTCTACATTCCTTAAAAAAGATGACAATGAACTTCCAGAAGAAATAGAATATGTTGCTGGAGCGATCACTGGACTTTGGGAAGCAAACCCATGGCAAGGAGAGAAAAAACCAGTTGACTTCTATGTAGCAAAAGGGATTATCGAAGCAGTTTTTGAAGCGATTGGCGTTCTAGATGGAGTGGAGTATCGACAAGCAATGATTCCAAACATGCACCCAGGACGTACTGCAGAGGTGTTATTACATGGAGAAGTGATTGGATTCATAGGTCAAGTTCATCCTTCTACTCAAAAAGACTATGATATTAAAGAAACGTATGTGTTTGAGTTATCATTCAAAGCGTTAGCAGAGGCCAATGTGGCTCCGATTGCTTACCAAATGATTCCACGATTCCCGTCTGTAACACGTGACATTGCCCTTGTCGTGGATAAGGACAAAGAGGCAGGACAATTACAACAAATTATCATTGAAGCTGGCGGAGACTTGTTAAAAGAAATCCACCTATTTGATCTTTATGAAGGCGAACATATGGAAGAAGGCAAGAAATCATTAGCATTCTCATTAAAATACTTCGATCCTGCTCGTACCTTAACGGATGAAGATATTACAAAAGCACATGATAAAGTGTTAGAAGCGGTTAAAGAAAAAGCTGGAGCGGTATTACGCGGTTAA
- the pheS gene encoding phenylalanine--tRNA ligase subunit alpha, whose product MLERLEELQSEALQKIEASTNLKELNDVRVAYLGKKGPITEVLRGMGKLSPEERPKMGALVNVIRENIQSQIEQKQAVLEEEAVNQQLASEFIDVTLPARPVKRGNHHPLTRIIEEMEDIFIGLGYAVAEGPEVETDNYNFEKLNLPKGHPARDMQDSFYITEEILLRTHTSPVQARTMEKHEGKGPVKIICPGKVYRRDNDDATHSHQFMQIEGLVVDENISMSDLKGTLEVFVKEIFGQDREIRLRPSFFPFTEPSVEVDLSCKICHGEGCHVCKQTGWIEILGGGIVHPRVLEMSGFDSKKYSGFAFGIGVERIAMLKYGVDDIRHFYTNDLRFLKQFDHFE is encoded by the coding sequence ATGCTAGAACGTTTAGAAGAATTGCAAAGTGAAGCGTTGCAAAAGATTGAAGCTTCAACCAATTTGAAAGAACTGAATGATGTACGTGTCGCTTATTTAGGAAAAAAAGGACCGATCACAGAAGTATTACGTGGAATGGGGAAATTATCTCCAGAAGAACGTCCGAAAATGGGCGCTCTTGTGAATGTCATTCGCGAAAACATTCAATCACAAATTGAACAAAAACAAGCAGTTTTAGAAGAGGAAGCTGTGAACCAGCAGTTAGCATCAGAATTTATTGATGTCACATTACCGGCAAGACCTGTTAAACGAGGCAATCACCATCCATTAACACGAATTATTGAAGAAATGGAAGATATCTTTATCGGGCTTGGCTATGCGGTTGCAGAAGGTCCCGAGGTCGAGACTGACAACTACAATTTTGAAAAGTTAAATTTGCCAAAAGGCCATCCAGCTCGTGATATGCAAGATTCTTTTTACATAACAGAAGAAATCCTGCTTCGTACCCATACTTCTCCAGTTCAAGCAAGAACGATGGAGAAGCATGAAGGCAAAGGTCCAGTGAAAATTATTTGTCCGGGAAAAGTCTACCGACGTGACAATGACGATGCGACTCACTCTCACCAATTTATGCAAATAGAAGGCTTAGTGGTTGATGAAAACATTTCAATGAGCGATCTAAAAGGAACGCTTGAAGTATTTGTAAAGGAAATCTTTGGTCAAGATCGTGAAATTCGTCTTCGTCCAAGTTTCTTCCCATTCACAGAGCCGTCCGTTGAAGTCGATTTATCTTGTAAAATTTGTCACGGAGAAGGCTGTCATGTTTGTAAACAAACAGGTTGGATCGAAATTCTTGGCGGTGGAATTGTACACCCTCGCGTCTTAGAAATGTCAGGTTTTGACTCTAAAAAATACTCCGGTTTTGCCTTTGGTATTGGGGTCGAGCGAATTGCAATGTTGAAGTACGGAGTAGATGATATTCGTCATTTCTATACAAATGACCTTCGTTTCTTAAAACAATTTGATCATTTTGAATAA
- a CDS encoding RNA methyltransferase, which produces MKHITSVKNGQVKEWKKLYTKKERDKSGLFLIEGFHLVEEALKANLIQHLILHENTDIPHTWNYGDIPVVVVTNEVMIALSDTETPQGIMAVCQKPKVDLSSMEGKKFLLIDSVQDPGNIGTMIRTADAAGIDAVILGEGCADPYNPKVIRSTQGSLFHLPIVKARLEDFIDEINIPIYGTALDGGLPYNEVEPADEFGLLVGNEGQGVSKALLEKTTKNLYIPIYGKSESLNVAIAAGILMYYLRK; this is translated from the coding sequence TTGAAGCATATTACTTCTGTAAAAAATGGACAGGTTAAAGAGTGGAAAAAACTCTATACGAAAAAGGAAAGAGACAAATCAGGTTTATTTCTAATTGAAGGCTTTCATTTAGTTGAAGAAGCACTAAAAGCGAATCTAATTCAGCACTTGATTCTACATGAAAATACGGATATCCCTCACACTTGGAATTATGGAGACATCCCTGTAGTGGTTGTCACGAATGAAGTGATGATCGCATTAAGTGATACAGAAACGCCACAAGGAATTATGGCCGTATGTCAAAAGCCTAAAGTGGATTTATCATCAATGGAAGGCAAGAAATTCTTGTTAATCGATTCTGTACAAGATCCCGGGAATATTGGAACAATGATTCGAACTGCAGATGCTGCAGGAATCGATGCGGTAATTTTGGGAGAGGGGTGTGCAGACCCATACAATCCAAAAGTGATTCGCTCTACACAAGGGAGTTTATTTCATTTGCCGATTGTAAAAGCACGACTTGAGGATTTTATTGATGAAATCAATATTCCTATTTACGGAACCGCTTTAGATGGGGGACTTCCGTACAATGAAGTCGAACCGGCTGATGAATTTGGACTACTTGTTGGCAATGAAGGGCAAGGAGTTTCCAAAGCCCTTTTGGAAAAAACAACAAAAAATCTCTACATACCAATTTATGGAAAAAGTGAATCCTTAAATGTAGCGATTGCAGCAGGTATTTTAATGTATTATTTGCGGAAATGA
- the sspI gene encoding small acid-soluble spore protein SspI, translating into MNLNLRNAIIHNVTGNTQEQLEDTIVDAIGTGEEKMLPGLGVLFEVIWKNSSEQDKREMLQALEKGLK; encoded by the coding sequence ATGAACTTAAATTTGCGTAATGCTATTATTCACAATGTGACTGGTAATACCCAAGAGCAACTTGAAGATACGATTGTGGATGCAATTGGAACAGGCGAAGAAAAAATGCTGCCTGGACTAGGAGTTTTATTTGAAGTCATTTGGAAGAATTCATCTGAACAAGATAAAAGGGAAATGTTACAAGCTTTAGAAAAGGGTTTAAAGTAA
- a CDS encoding M42 family metallopeptidase, with protein sequence MAQLDETLTMLKELTDAKGIPGNEREPREVMKKYITPYADEITYDNLGSLIAKKSGDEKGPKIVVTGHLDEIGFMITQIDKKGFLKFQTVGGWWGQVMLAQRVTIVTRKGEITGVIGSKPPHILSPEARKKPFEIKDMFIDIGASSKEEAEEWGVRPGDMVVPYFEFTVMNNEKMLLAKAWDNRIGCGIAINVLKELQGIQHPNVVYGIGAVQEEVGLRGSKTSTFKVDPDIGFAVDVGIAGDTPGISEKEAMSKMGDGPQIVLYDASMVSHKGLRDLVVDTAEELNIPYQYTSMPGGGTDAGSIHVTARGVPALSIGIATRYIHSHAAMLHRDDFENAVKLVVEVIKKLDRETVDRITYE encoded by the coding sequence ATGGCGCAATTAGATGAAACCTTAACAATGCTTAAAGAATTAACCGATGCCAAAGGGATCCCAGGGAATGAGAGGGAACCGCGTGAAGTCATGAAGAAATACATAACTCCTTATGCAGATGAAATTACATACGATAATCTAGGTAGTTTGATTGCAAAAAAATCCGGTGATGAAAAGGGTCCGAAAATTGTTGTGACAGGACATTTAGATGAAATCGGTTTTATGATCACACAAATCGATAAAAAAGGATTTTTAAAGTTTCAAACCGTTGGTGGCTGGTGGGGGCAAGTGATGCTGGCTCAGCGGGTAACGATTGTGACTCGTAAAGGTGAGATTACTGGGGTAATCGGGTCGAAGCCACCTCATATTTTATCACCAGAAGCAAGGAAAAAACCGTTTGAAATTAAAGATATGTTCATTGATATTGGAGCTTCAAGTAAGGAAGAAGCAGAAGAATGGGGCGTTCGTCCCGGAGATATGGTTGTCCCATACTTTGAATTCACCGTTATGAATAACGAAAAAATGCTTTTAGCTAAAGCATGGGATAACCGAATTGGCTGCGGAATTGCAATTAATGTCTTAAAAGAGTTGCAAGGAATACAGCATCCAAACGTAGTTTACGGCATTGGTGCTGTCCAAGAAGAAGTAGGTTTAAGAGGTTCAAAAACATCTACATTTAAAGTAGATCCAGACATTGGCTTTGCCGTTGATGTTGGAATTGCTGGGGACACACCTGGAATCAGTGAAAAAGAAGCAATGAGTAAAATGGGAGACGGTCCGCAAATCGTTCTTTATGACGCATCAATGGTTTCTCATAAAGGCTTACGCGATTTAGTAGTTGATACTGCGGAGGAATTGAACATTCCATACCAATACACTTCGATGCCAGGTGGAGGAACAGATGCTGGTTCTATTCATGTAACAGCAAGAGGTGTGCCTGCCTTGTCAATTGGAATCGCGACTCGTTATATCCACTCTCATGCAGCAATGCTTCATCGGGATGACTTTGAAAATGCTGTAAAACTTGTTGTCGAAGTGATTAAAAAGTTAGATCGTGAAACGGTTGATCGGATTACTTATGAGTAA
- a CDS encoding sigma-w pathway protein ysdB, with product MLWVIRLILLVIILFAIYRIILYLSHPRRKLELAREQQRYYFYDDPTNVRKNFLLTYKGVLFEGEKYLDPIKKSFNVVSISMIPQQVIDLSSFIQDDFHLIEQKIHEQYPNAIIDWKSPVKEFLHSHYKGKG from the coding sequence ATGCTCTGGGTCATACGCTTAATCTTGCTCGTCATCATTTTATTTGCCATCTATCGAATCATTCTGTATTTATCCCATCCTAGACGTAAATTAGAACTTGCCCGTGAACAACAGCGATATTATTTTTACGATGATCCTACGAACGTAAGAAAAAACTTTCTCCTTACTTATAAAGGCGTTTTGTTTGAGGGTGAAAAATATTTAGACCCAATAAAGAAGTCCTTCAATGTTGTCTCAATATCGATGATCCCCCAACAAGTGATCGATTTAAGTAGTTTTATTCAGGATGACTTTCATCTTATTGAACAAAAAATACACGAACAATATCCAAATGCGATTATTGATTGGAAAAGTCCAGTTAAGGAGTTCTTACACTCCCATTATAAAGGAAAAGGCTAA
- a CDS encoding VTT domain-containing protein — MQRVGERMGDGLSLLFILVEAGGLLAPIAFIFFHFFRQFLFIPVTLVCMTGGILFGAVLGTVYSLVGLMLCSLGFYFLIGKLPKMHNKLSNLKRKWFGEYRNLTVTQTAILRLIPFIHYHLLNFCLIEKDKNYQAYLKNSFITNLPLAFFYSVFGEFISGFTPELIVIILFSLFILTYLFREKMAVIKWADFFNENQIKRG, encoded by the coding sequence TTGCAGAGAGTAGGTGAAAGAATGGGAGACGGACTTTCGCTCTTGTTTATTTTGGTGGAGGCTGGTGGATTATTAGCTCCAATTGCTTTTATTTTCTTTCATTTTTTTCGTCAATTTTTATTTATTCCAGTAACCCTTGTTTGCATGACAGGTGGGATTCTCTTTGGAGCTGTTCTCGGGACGGTGTATTCATTAGTTGGTTTAATGCTCTGTTCCTTAGGGTTTTACTTTTTAATTGGGAAGCTTCCAAAAATGCATAATAAACTATCCAATCTCAAACGGAAATGGTTTGGAGAATATCGAAATCTAACCGTTACCCAAACAGCGATTTTAAGGCTAATTCCTTTTATTCATTATCACCTGCTCAACTTCTGCCTAATCGAAAAAGATAAAAACTATCAGGCTTATCTAAAAAACAGTTTTATAACAAATTTACCGCTCGCATTTTTTTACTCTGTATTTGGAGAATTTATCAGCGGTTTTACCCCCGAGCTCATTGTCATCATTTTATTTTCATTATTCATCCTAACGTATTTATTTAGGGAAAAAATGGCGGTCATTAAATGGGCCGATTTCTTTAATGAGAATCAAATAAAAAGAGGCTAA
- a CDS encoding DUF1294 domain-containing protein yields the protein MFEYIILYFLFINLVGFFVMKADKQKAKNREFRISEKTLWTVAILGGAIGSTIGMNLFRHKTKHLIFKVGLPILAILDIVLLIYFY from the coding sequence ATGTTTGAATACATCATTCTATACTTTTTATTCATCAATCTGGTCGGTTTTTTCGTAATGAAAGCTGATAAACAGAAGGCAAAAAACCGAGAGTTTCGAATTAGCGAAAAAACTTTATGGACCGTTGCCATTTTAGGTGGGGCGATCGGCTCTACCATTGGTATGAACCTTTTTCGGCATAAAACGAAACATTTAATCTTTAAGGTCGGTCTTCCTATTTTGGCCATCCTTGACATCGTTCTCTTGATCTATTTCTATTAA
- the rplT gene encoding 50S ribosomal protein L20 has translation MPRVKGGTVTRRRRKKVLKLAKGYFGSKHTLYKVANQQVMKSLQYAYRDRRQKKRDFRKLWITRINAAARMNGLSYSNLMHGLKLAGIEVNRKMLADLAVSDEKAFAELASVAKTNLSK, from the coding sequence ATGCCACGTGTTAAAGGCGGTACAGTTACGCGCAGACGTCGTAAAAAAGTTCTTAAATTAGCTAAAGGTTATTTCGGTTCAAAACATACATTATATAAAGTTGCAAATCAACAGGTAATGAAATCATTACAATATGCTTACAGAGATCGTCGTCAGAAAAAACGTGATTTCCGTAAACTATGGATTACACGTATTAATGCAGCAGCACGTATGAACGGTCTTTCATACAGCAACTTAATGCACGGATTAAAGCTTGCCGGTATTGAAGTAAACCGTAAAATGCTAGCTGACCTTGCAGTTAGCGACGAAAAAGCATTTGCTGAATTAGCATCTGTTGCAAAAACAAACTTAAGCAAATAA
- the rpmI gene encoding 50S ribosomal protein L35, with translation MPKMKTHRGAAKRFKKTGTGKLKRGQAYTSHLFANKSTKQKRKLRKGALVSSGDYKRIRHLLDNI, from the coding sequence ATGCCAAAAATGAAAACTCACCGGGGCGCTGCAAAGCGTTTCAAAAAAACTGGAACTGGTAAATTAAAACGTGGTCAAGCTTATACAAGTCACTTATTTGCTAATAAATCAACAAAGCAAAAACGTAAACTTCGTAAAGGTGCTCTAGTTTCTAGCGGGGACTACAAACGTATTCGTCATTTATTAGATAACATTTAA
- the infC gene encoding translation initiation factor IF-3: MDNIWRCFAISKDVLLNEGIRAREVRLIDQNGEQLGIKSKNEALEIAARANLDLVLVAPNAKPPVGRIMDYGKFKFEQQKKDKEARKNQKVITTKEVRLSPSIDEHDFNTKLRNAIKFLEKGDKVKASIRFKGRAITHKEIGQRVLDRFAEATKEIATVEAYPKMEGRSMFMVLAPKSEK, from the coding sequence ATGGATAATATTTGGAGGTGTTTTGCTATTAGCAAAGATGTGTTGTTAAATGAAGGGATTCGTGCCCGCGAAGTACGTTTAATTGATCAAAACGGTGAACAGTTAGGAATTAAGTCAAAAAATGAAGCTCTTGAAATAGCCGCTCGAGCAAATCTTGATCTTGTTCTTGTTGCTCCAAACGCTAAACCCCCTGTAGGTCGAATTATGGACTACGGAAAGTTTAAGTTTGAACAGCAGAAGAAGGATAAAGAGGCTCGTAAAAACCAAAAGGTTATTACTACAAAAGAAGTTCGTTTAAGCCCGTCGATTGATGAGCATGACTTTAATACAAAACTTCGAAATGCGATAAAATTCCTTGAAAAAGGTGACAAAGTGAAGGCATCGATTCGCTTTAAAGGACGGGCCATCACGCATAAAGAAATTGGTCAACGTGTTTTAGATCGTTTCGCTGAAGCAACAAAAGAGATTGCAACAGTTGAGGCGTATCCGAAAATGGAAGGCCGAAGTATGTTTATGGTGTTAGCACCAAAATCTGAAAAGTAA
- the thrS gene encoding threonine--tRNA ligase — MSEVVKISFPDGAIKEFSKGTTTEEIAGSISSGLKKKAIAGKFNGEMYDLRRPIEEDGSIEIITQDQPDALEILRHSSAHLMAQAVKRLYKDVKLGVGPVIEGGFYYDIDMPQSLTPEDLPLIEKEMKKIINENLPIVRKEVSREEAIQIYKEIDDEYKLELIEAIPENETVTLYEQGEFFDLCRGVHVPSTGKLREIKLLSIAGAYWRGNSDNKMLQRIYGTAFFKKEDLDEHLRLLEEAKERDHRKIGKELNLFTHSQQVGQGLPLWMPKGATIRRIIERYIVDKEVKLGYDHVYTPIMANVELYKTSGHWDHYHEDMFPVMEMDNEQLVLRPMNCPHHMMIYKNGIHSYRELPIRIAELGTMHRYEMSGALSGLQRVRGMTLNDAHVFVRPDQIKEEFKRVVELILEVYKDFNFKNYSFRLSYRDPENTEKYYDDDEMWEKAQGMLKEVIDEMGVEYYEAEGEAAFYGPKLDVQVKTALGKEETLSTVQLDFLLPERFDLTYVGEDGKPHRPVVIHRGVVSTMERFVAFLIEEYKGAFPAWLAPVQVQVIPVSPDVHFDYAKKVQEQLKAQGFRVELDGRNEKIGYKIREAQMQKIPYMLVVGDQEVSTESVNVRKYGEQKSESVPFSQFVEALKDEVKK, encoded by the coding sequence ATGTCAGAAGTTGTAAAAATTTCTTTTCCTGATGGAGCCATAAAGGAGTTTTCAAAAGGAACAACGACAGAAGAGATTGCTGGTTCGATTAGTTCTGGCTTAAAAAAGAAGGCGATTGCTGGAAAATTTAATGGAGAAATGTATGATTTAAGAAGACCAATCGAAGAAGATGGATCGATTGAAATTATTACGCAAGATCAACCAGATGCTTTGGAAATTTTGCGTCATAGTTCTGCCCATTTAATGGCCCAAGCCGTTAAACGCTTATACAAAGATGTAAAATTAGGTGTTGGTCCTGTTATTGAAGGTGGATTCTATTATGATATCGATATGCCACAATCACTAACACCAGAGGATTTACCGTTAATTGAAAAAGAAATGAAAAAAATTATTAACGAAAATTTACCGATTGTTCGTAAAGAAGTAAGTCGTGAAGAAGCCATTCAAATTTACAAAGAAATAGATGATGAGTATAAACTTGAGCTCATTGAAGCGATTCCTGAAAATGAAACGGTAACGCTTTATGAACAAGGTGAATTCTTTGATTTATGCCGTGGTGTTCATGTACCATCAACAGGAAAGCTCCGTGAGATCAAGCTTCTTAGCATTGCCGGTGCTTACTGGCGTGGAAACAGCGACAATAAAATGTTGCAACGTATTTATGGAACGGCCTTTTTCAAAAAAGAAGATTTAGACGAGCATTTACGTCTTCTTGAAGAAGCAAAAGAACGTGATCACCGTAAAATTGGAAAAGAATTAAATCTATTTACTCATTCCCAACAAGTTGGACAAGGTTTGCCATTATGGATGCCAAAAGGTGCGACCATTCGCCGTATTATTGAGCGATATATTGTCGATAAAGAGGTCAAATTGGGATATGACCACGTTTATACACCAATTATGGCAAATGTTGAGTTGTACAAAACTTCTGGACACTGGGATCATTACCATGAAGACATGTTTCCAGTGATGGAAATGGATAATGAACAATTGGTTCTTCGTCCAATGAACTGTCCGCACCATATGATGATCTATAAAAACGGAATTCATAGTTACCGCGAATTGCCAATTCGAATTGCTGAACTTGGAACCATGCACCGTTATGAAATGTCTGGAGCCCTTTCCGGATTACAACGTGTTCGCGGAATGACCTTAAACGATGCTCATGTCTTTGTTCGTCCGGATCAAATTAAGGAAGAATTTAAGCGTGTAGTCGAATTAATATTGGAGGTTTATAAGGATTTTAATTTTAAAAATTATTCCTTCCGTTTATCCTACCGTGATCCAGAAAACACGGAGAAATATTACGATGATGATGAAATGTGGGAAAAAGCACAAGGGATGCTCAAAGAAGTTATTGATGAAATGGGTGTAGAATACTATGAGGCAGAAGGAGAAGCGGCATTCTACGGTCCTAAGCTTGATGTTCAAGTAAAAACAGCACTAGGCAAAGAGGAAACTCTTTCAACGGTTCAATTAGACTTCTTACTGCCTGAACGTTTTGATTTGACATATGTAGGTGAAGATGGCAAGCCACATCGTCCAGTCGTCATTCACCGTGGCGTTGTTTCAACAATGGAGCGCTTTGTTGCGTTCTTAATCGAAGAATACAAAGGGGCTTTCCCAGCATGGCTTGCACCTGTACAAGTTCAAGTTATCCCTGTATCTCCAGATGTTCATTTTGATTATGCAAAAAAAGTTCAAGAACAGCTGAAAGCACAAGGATTCCGTGTTGAATTAGATGGCCGTAATGAAAAAATTGGCTACAAAATACGTGAAGCGCAAATGCAAAAAATCCCTTATATGCTAGTTGTTGGGGACCAAGAAGTATCTACCGAATCCGTTAATGTCCGTAAATATGGCGAGCAAAAATCAGAATCCGTTCCATTTTCTCAATTTGTTGAGGCCTTAAAGGATGAGGTTAAAAAGTAA